A stretch of DNA from Desulfovibrio sp. Fe33:
ATAACGTATTATAATTAACCCTTTTTGTTTTTTCCGCAACGGAGTCGCTTTATTGGCGTTATATTCTATTCATGGCTGGATTCGGGCTGATTATAATTGCCTGAGCATGTCCTAATCGTGATGATTGCGCATAGGTGGCTGTTGGAAAATATCGGAGGATATATGCCGGACAGGGGCAAACAGACTGTGCTGGTGGTGGACGATGTACCGGCGAATCTTGATCTGCTCGTGGAGACGCTGAAAGACGAGTATCGGGTGTTGGCCGCGCTCAACGGCCGGGAGGCGCTGGACATTGTCCGATCGAGTCCCCCGGACATCATTCTTCTGGACGTCATGATGCCCCACATGGACGGCTACACCGTCTGCCGGATGTTGAAGGCGGATATTCGATCCCGCAATATCCCGGTCATCTTCGTCACGGCCCGCGACCAGGAATCGGATCAGACCATGGGGTTCGAGGTGGGCGGCGTGGATTACATCACCAAGCCGATCAGTCCTGCCGTGGTTCTGGCCCGTGTGCGCACCCATATCGCCTTGCACAACCAGAGTCTGGACCTGGAGCGCAAGGTCGCCGAGCGTTCCCGTGATCTTTATGAGACCCGATTGCAGATCATCCGCAGGCTCTGCGTGGCCGCCGAATACAAGGACAGCGAGACCGGGCTGCATATCATCCGCATGAGCGGCTACTGCCGGGTCCTGGCCCGGGCGGCCGGGCTTGACCGGGAAGCCTCGGACCTCCTGTACAACGCCGCGCCCATGCACGACGTGGGCAAAATAGGCATCCCCGACCATATTCTCACCAAGCCTGCTCCGTTGGACCCCGACGAATGGGAGATCATGAAGACCCATACGACCATCGGGGCGAAGATTCTGGGCGAACACGACAATCGGCTTTTGGTCACGGCTCAGCGGATAGCCCTGACGCATCACGAACGTTGGGACGGATCAGGCTACCCCGCCGGGCTGGCCGGGGAGGATATTCCCGTTGAAGGACGCATAGTGGCCCTGGCCGACGTGTTTGACGCGCTGACTTCAACGCGGCCCTACAAGGCCGCCTGGCCCGTGGATGAGGCGAGCCGTTATATACGGGAACAGCGCGGCAAGCATTTCGACCCGCGTCTTGCGGATCACTTCCTCGACAACCTGGACGCCATACTCGAAATCAGGGAAAGCGTGGGCGACGACGTGGCCGCCGAATAGCCGTCCGCGGGGTCAGGCGTACCGTTTCCGGATCATCTTGAAGAGCGAAGGCTTGCGGTCGTATTGGTGTATCATGTGGGCCGGTCGACCGGCCTCGTTCAACACTTCGCCCATCTCGTTCACGGGCGGTTCTCCCCTGGTCTGGGCCAGGGTGAGGATCGGTCCCGCATTGTCGAACAGGGTCAGCCTGTCGAGGGCGCCCGTGTGGATCAGGTGGTTGTGTACCCCCTGGTCGTATCCGGCCATGCATTCGCCGGTGGACGGCGGCAGCAGGAGTTCGGTCATCCGTTTCAGATAGGCGGTCATGGATGCGTGGTCCGCCACGGTGGTCCCGGAGCATGACACGGGCCTGTCGGCGATGGCGTCGAGGGCTTCCCGACCCAGGTGTTCACGTACCCATCGGGCGTTGAAGGGACAGGAGCCCACCGTGGCCGAGCGGTCTTCAAGGGTGCAGCAGATGCCGTCCGGCCAGGGATAATCGAACGGGTCGCGCTGGAAGACGACGTCGCGCACGTCGGCGATGAGGATGCGTTCGTACTGTTCGGCGCAGGACGTCAGGTAATCCAGATACAGGAAATAGCGCAGGCCGTTGCAAGGGACTGCCTCCAGACCGGGCCGCCGCTCCATGGGCCTGAGCCGGGTTCCGTGGGCGCGGATGCGTTCTAGGTCCCGGGTGGTTTCCGAGACGAAGAAAACGAGATCGCCCGAATACGCCGCCCTGTCGAGGGAGGCGAGAAACGGGCGAACATCGCCGTAATGATAGCCTGCGGCCAGGCCGAGAATCAGGTTGCCGCGGTTCACGGCCTAGTTGCCGGAAGGCTTGCGCCGTCTTCTGCGCCTGCGTCGCGGTCTGGGCTTGGACGCGCTGTCCCCGTCATCGGCCGGAGCGCTTTCACGCGCTTCGGCTGGCTTGGCGGGTTTGGCGGGCGCGGCGGGCCTTGCCGGTTCGGCCTGACGCTCGCTTTCGGGCTTCTCCGGGCGTTTGGCCTTGGCCTTGGGCGGACGGGTTTGTTCCTTGGCCGCCGGGGATTCGTCGGAACCCTCATTCCGGGCGGGTTTGGCCTGATACTGCTCCCTGGGGCCGCCTTCGGGCTTGCGCTTGCGTCCGCCGCGATTGCGGGCGGGCCGTTCGCGTTGCTCGCGCTGCTCGCGCTGCGGCTCGGGAGCGGTGTCGGGTTCGGCGGGCTTGCCGTGCAGGGTGGGCTGGTAGAGCTCATCCAGGAGCATGGCCAGCAGGGAAAGCGAATCCTCGTGCTCGGCGTACCGCTTGGCGATGGGCAGGAATCGGGATACCCGCTCCTGTTGGAGGTTCGTCAGTTTGCGGAATCTTTTTTCAAGGATGGCGGTCAGCCGTTCCCCGATGATGGCGGTCACGTCCTCGTCGGTGGGGTCCTTGATCTCCTCGAAGTGAATCTTGAAGCGGGAGGCGATGCGTTCCAGCTCGATCCGCTGGATGACGTCGACCAGGGTTATGGCCGTGCCCGTGGCTCCGGCGCGTCCGGTGCGGCCCGCGCGGTGCACGTAGGATTCGGGGTCCTCGGGCGGTTCCATCATGAACACGTGGGACAGCTCGGGAATGTCGATGCCGCGCGCGGCCACGTCCGTGGCCACCAGGAAGCGGAGCTTGCCTTCCTTGATGCGGGTCATGAGCCGTTCGCGTTTGTTCTGGGTCAGGTCCGAGGTCAGCCCTTCCGCATCGAATCCGAACTGGGCGAGCAGGGCGGCGATGAACTCGACGTTCCGCTTGGTGTTGGAGAAAATGATGGCCGAGGAGGGGTTCTCCAGTTCGATGAGCTTGATGAGCTTGCGCTCCTTGCCCATGGCCGGGACTTCAACAAACTGATGGGAGATGGCGGAGACGTTGGTTTCTTCCGAGGAGAGGCTGAGAAATTCCGGCTTGTACATGAACTCTTCGGCCAGGCGCAGCACGCTGGGCGGGAAGGTGGCCGAGAACATGAAGGCCCCGTCGATGTCGCGGGGCAGATACCGTTTCACCTCGACCATGTCCGGGTAGAAACCCACGGAGAGCATCCGGTCCGCTTCGTCGAAAATGAGCACCCGCAGGTCGTCGAGGGTCAGGTTGCGGCGCATGAGGTGGTCGAGGATGCGGCCGGGGGTTCCGACCACCAGGTTCGCGCCTTCGCGGAAGGCGTCGAGCTGCTCCTTGTAGCCCACGCCGCCGTAGACGGCCACCACTTTGAGTTCATCGCCGGCCAGCGTTCTCGCTTCCTGGGCGACCTGTTTGGCCAACTCGCGGGTGGGCACCATGACCAGCGCCTGGCAGGTGTGCCGCGACGGGTCGAGTTTTTCGATGAGCGGCAGGACGAATGCGCCGGTTTTGCCGGAGCCGGTCCGGGCCTGGACCATGACGTCCTGATTGTCGAGGAGGAAGGGGATGGCGCGTTCCTGGACAGGCATGAGCTTGTCCCATCCGGCGCGGTCGCAGGCCCGTCGGAGCGATTCGGGCAGGGTGTCGAAGGTTATCGGCGCAGGGCCGTTTTCCGGAGTATCGGTCCCGTTTTCGGGGTGCAGATTGTCGTTTTCCATTTTTACCTACTGTGTGATGTGGATTCCGGCCATGGATTATGTTTCAGAGAGGACCGGAACAAGAAATTCGTTCGTTGCGGGCAACACTATACCGTATTTGCCCGGTTGTACAATACGGGGCCCATGGGGGCCTGGGGTCAGTGGACGAACTGTTCGTTGAAGATGCGCTCCTCCAGGGAGTGATCGGGGTCGAACAGGACTGTGGCGGGACGGGAGTGGTCTTCGACCACGCGCACCCTGGCCACTTCGCGGACTTCGAAGGAGTCGGCCGCCGCTCCCACGGGCCTGCGCTCGGGATTGAGAATGTCGAATACCACTTCGGCCGAGTGTGGCAGGAGCGCGCCGTTCCACCGTCGGGGACGGAATGGGCTGACCGGGGTCAGCGCCAGGACATTGGACCCGAGCGGGATGATCGGGCCGTGAGCCGACAGGTTGTAGGCCGTGGACCCGGCCGGGGTGGCCACCATGATTCCGTCGCAAACAAGCTTGTCCAGCCGTTCGCGCCCGTTGATGCGCACCCGGATATTGGCCGACTGCTGGGAATAGCGGTGCAGGGCCACTTCGTTGAAGGCCAGGGCCGAGCAGGTCTGCCCCTCGACGGTTGTCGCGGTCATGACCAGGGGATTGAGGATGAGGCCCTGGGTTCGGTTGAGCCGTTCCAGGAGCCCGTCCGGTTTGAAACGGTTCATCAGAAAGCCGATGGTTCCCCGGTTCATGCCGTAGATGGGAATGCCCGTGTCCATGTAGTCGTGCATGGTCTGGAGCATGAAGCCGTCTCCGCCCAGCGCCACCAAGGCGTCGGCTTCGTCGGCCGGGGCCAGGTCGTAGCGTTCGGCAAGCTGCCTGAGGCCTTCTTGCGCCCTTGGCGAGTTCGAGGCCACGCAGGCGATTCTTTCGATTTTTTTCGGGGTGTACATCAACGGGAGAGACTCACGGCGGGGAAAAAAGGGACGGGGCCCCCCATGGGGCCCCGATGTTCGTTTAGATTCTGGAATCCAGGGGAATGTAGTTCCTGGGCTCGCGGCCGGTGTAGATCTGGCGCGGACGGTGGATCTTGGTGTTGCCGTCCACGTGGGCTTCGTACCAATGGGCGATCCAGCCGGGCATACGGCCGATGGCGAACATCACCGTGAACATGTTCACCGGGATGTTCAGGGCGCGCAGAATGATGCCGGAGTAGAAGTCCACATTGGGGTACAGCTTGCGCTCGACGAAGTAGTCGTCGTTCATCGCCGCTTCGGCCAGCTCCAGGGCGATGTCAAGGAGCGGGTCGTGGTGCCCTGTGGAATCGAGCATGTCGTGGGCGGCTTTGCGCAGTATCTTGGCGCGCGGGTCGAAAGACTTGTAAATGCGGTGGCCGAAGCCCATGAGCTTGCATTCCTTCTTTTT
This window harbors:
- a CDS encoding HD-GYP domain-containing protein; this encodes MPDRGKQTVLVVDDVPANLDLLVETLKDEYRVLAALNGREALDIVRSSPPDIILLDVMMPHMDGYTVCRMLKADIRSRNIPVIFVTARDQESDQTMGFEVGGVDYITKPISPAVVLARVRTHIALHNQSLDLERKVAERSRDLYETRLQIIRRLCVAAEYKDSETGLHIIRMSGYCRVLARAAGLDREASDLLYNAAPMHDVGKIGIPDHILTKPAPLDPDEWEIMKTHTTIGAKILGEHDNRLLVTAQRIALTHHERWDGSGYPAGLAGEDIPVEGRIVALADVFDALTSTRPYKAAWPVDEASRYIREQRGKHFDPRLADHFLDNLDAILEIRESVGDDVAAE
- a CDS encoding DEAD/DEAH box helicase; this translates as MENDNLHPENGTDTPENGPAPITFDTLPESLRRACDRAGWDKLMPVQERAIPFLLDNQDVMVQARTGSGKTGAFVLPLIEKLDPSRHTCQALVMVPTRELAKQVAQEARTLAGDELKVVAVYGGVGYKEQLDAFREGANLVVGTPGRILDHLMRRNLTLDDLRVLIFDEADRMLSVGFYPDMVEVKRYLPRDIDGAFMFSATFPPSVLRLAEEFMYKPEFLSLSSEETNVSAISHQFVEVPAMGKERKLIKLIELENPSSAIIFSNTKRNVEFIAALLAQFGFDAEGLTSDLTQNKRERLMTRIKEGKLRFLVATDVAARGIDIPELSHVFMMEPPEDPESYVHRAGRTGRAGATGTAITLVDVIQRIELERIASRFKIHFEEIKDPTDEDVTAIIGERLTAILEKRFRKLTNLQQERVSRFLPIAKRYAEHEDSLSLLAMLLDELYQPTLHGKPAEPDTAPEPQREQREQRERPARNRGGRKRKPEGGPREQYQAKPARNEGSDESPAAKEQTRPPKAKAKRPEKPESERQAEPARPAAPAKPAKPAEARESAPADDGDSASKPRPRRRRRRRRKPSGN
- a CDS encoding NAD kinase, with the translated sequence MYTPKKIERIACVASNSPRAQEGLRQLAERYDLAPADEADALVALGGDGFMLQTMHDYMDTGIPIYGMNRGTIGFLMNRFKPDGLLERLNRTQGLILNPLVMTATTVEGQTCSALAFNEVALHRYSQQSANIRVRINGRERLDKLVCDGIMVATPAGSTAYNLSAHGPIIPLGSNVLALTPVSPFRPRRWNGALLPHSAEVVFDILNPERRPVGAAADSFEVREVARVRVVEDHSRPATVLFDPDHSLEERIFNEQFVH